TGTCCCAAAAGTCCCACTTGCAAGTAATCCATGTGGCGGTTAATGAACTCTTCTCAAGATTCTATTTTCATCTGATCTGAACCATTATGGTTTAACAAGATATGAAATTCTGCCAATGCAAGAGACGACATGAAGTTCATGTATGTCTACATCAATGTGGTCCACTCACAATAAAACCCATGTCCTAGAAGTGGAATAAAGAACAAATTCCTCTTAATTCCTCCAAAATATAAAGTAAGTGGATTGGAAAAGTACCACCTTGTATAACAACATAGAAGTTGTAGGCTGTAAGTAGATTCCTAGTTATTACAATCAAGATCATGCAGTCATGTAAGGAAATGATAAGCGCATTCACCGACTACAAAAGCCCCTATTTGTTAGGGTTATCTCACATTGATTATGGAAGGGGTAAGTAACAAGTTTATAAGTGTGaggaaaagtttcatttcttGAGCTAGCTTTTAGGATAAGAGAGGTCCAAGACCACCCAATACTAGCATCAAAGTTTAGGTTACCAACAAGTCTAGACCTAGTAGTCTCTCAGAGAGGGTTGTTGCGGCTTCCGACCTAAGCCCAATATGTGAGAAGGAGATTGTTGGGATTATCCTATAACAGTTGTGAAATGGATAGGTGGTCAGTTTATAAGTGTGAGGGAAAACCTCACCTCTTGAGCTAACTTTGGGGGGTGAAAGAGGCCTAAGACCACCCAACACCGTTCACAGCACAACATTTCCGTAAGCAAATGCACACATGGCAGCAGAAACATATCGATAATAGGCCTTCAATTCTACCCTAATGAGAGTATGGTTCATTCTTAGCTTTCAGCTTTTGCGATGCACAGTATCAAATCAAGAATCATCCATTACAAAGACATGCCAAAATAGTACTTATGGTGACAGGTTGCTGAAAACTCTAATGGCTTTACGAGTATATTACTCCTATCTCATGCTCAGCTTGTTCTGCATCCAGCTGAAGAGCTGCAATCAATCAAAACCAATGGTTAAAGTGAAAAGTGAAATGAGGAAATGAATACTTTTCGTGTATTTGTGTGTGAGAGAAGAGAGTAtgaattcaaagaaaaattcatcATCACAACCAGTGTTTTTACCTTCATCTTGAGTCGGAGGATCGCATGGTTTCTGGGATGAAGGTGCTGAAGATAACTGAGGTGTAGATAAGATTAGTTAACGTGGTTCAAAATGGCCATTGTAGGCATTTATAGTTGGATACAATGAGCTCGTGGAAACCAGCTGAACTGCTTTTCTTGCTCGTTCCGAGTACCTGAACGTGGGCTCTCTTGCCACTCGACTCTCCCAAGAAAACATACTGGATGAAGTCAATCCAAGGAATGTCACTAGACATATTGGAAAGGAAGATCGCAGGCGTTAGAAACCATGGAATGTCACTTCAGGGATTTTAACAGGTCTTTGACCCCAGATTGGCTTATACATATTACAACCAATCAAGCAAGTTGTTCAGCACCTTATTAGCTTTGAAATTTGAGCGGATGAGGAGTCATCCCATCATGTCCGAGACGATTCAGTTTGTCTTTCTTTCATTAAGATTTATGAAAGAGCATGAAAAGCTAAGCTGTTTTTGCAGATCATGCATGGAGATTTAGAACTCCGTATTGGATCGAGACTGCAGACAACTTACATGCACATCTTTCAGACGGGTTACTCAGCGAACCATATTCGTGATTTGCATGATCCAAAAGATCTTCAGACCTCACGAAGAGAGAACTATCTGCAATTTGCCATAGTAGTGCAAACCGCACAAGGCAAGGCTCCCATTTTAGAAACAGATCTATGCAGGCAGAAATCAACACTAAGCAGAACACGACCTTGAAGTCCTCATCTTAGAGAAAGAATCATTTCATaacttcattgaattttgaatccATATGGTCAGATCAATATCCCCTTTTCTCATCCCAGGACCAAACAGATCTAGTTCTGTACATGTATctatcaaaataattatataactACTTAAAATCACATATGGTTGGCGCAACAGGCTGAGTGTTGGTTTCTCCACCCGACCACAGTACTAGCAGCAGGACCTGTGCTCGACACTGTCGGGCCATGGTTATACATGCGCTGGATTTCTTCCCGGTATTCTGTCAAAGACTTGTCGGGTAGGGCTGGCATAAGTTCCACTACATCCCCCATCCTCAGTTTGCAGGTTGGGTCACCAATGGGCTGGCGGTTCAGCCTTGGCCTCAGTTCTTCCTTCAGAAGGAAACCATAGGGCATCCACCTGGCGCTTCCTCGCCCTGCTCTTTCTATTAAGTCCATCATTGTAGAATCCGCTTGGTATTCTTGAACAGACATCTGCATTGACCAGATAAAAGTATTCTCAAGAAAGCATGCACATCGATCATGGCCCGACTTCAACAAGAAACCAAGCACATGCCAAGCTAACAAAGCATTATAGACTGTTTGCCGgttaaaggaaaaaacagagcaATCTGAACCAACCTTATCATTCTCAATCACGATAACAAAGATAGGTCCGCTGTGGTCATTGTGAGGCTTGTAAGAGTAAGAACAATCGTCAGAATGACAAGGGAACTTGCATGGAGGCTTGAAGGAGTGGGAATATCCAATAGATAAATGGTCTTTGCTCATTGTCTCACAATGCCAGGTGATGACCCATCGTGCCCATTCAACCATCTGAAAAACAGAGGAAGAGTGCTTGCACTCGCCTTCTTTGTATCTCCAACGTGCAGCAGATCCGAATTATGACATTTTAAAGCATGACCTGCAATTTGCTCCATCACGTAGATTTCACAAAACTAAGAGCGACCAACCTGTCCGATCGTTGATGTTATAgttttccaaagaaagaaatagtACAACAGAGAGATTACTGTATGGTTGCCATGAGAAGATAACAAGATATGTGGACCCACTCAATTGGAACTCACAATTAGGTGAGAGAAGGGTATAGGCACCCAGTGCATGTGAAAGCCCCTCAAATATGCAAGGACACCCAACAGCAGGGAGAACGTGAATCCTAGATTTCTTTCTCTACTTTCTAAACATTGATCTTCTCCTTGGTTTAAACACTTTCTTCTTGCTTATTCCCTAGGTCTGTACACCAAATCAACATTGTGATTGTGTCTTCCCAAACCGGACTAGTATATGAGGCCCGAAGGCACTAGTGCATCCATCTCCAAAGCAATTTAATTTCCCAAATaagaatatttccaaaagaaagatgaaagtgacacatctttttttaatatttcctcgTTTCATCAAGACCAAAATTACATTAAGTACACTATCGTAAACCAATCATCACATGCTGTAGAAAGTATATCAAATTACGTCGCATAATCGAGTAAACCAATTCATAGTATTGTGTGTACACATACTTACAGTTTGAGTCCTTCATGCGATCATCGCCCTATCACCGGAGTCTTGCGAGGCCAAGACATTCTGCCTCAAGCGTTTCCTCGTCCCTCCTTCGCCGGCTGATTTCGCATCCACAAGACCGCGCGCGACCACAAGCTCCTCTCCTCCCGACCGGCTCGACGGATCAGACTCCAAATCCAAACCGCCTTCATGAGAGAGCACGCACTGAAGGTTGGAAACTCGGACCGACGGGGTGTATCGGACTTGACAATCGTGCGAGGACATGGTGGCGTGTGGGGCCGGATGTTCTGGGGATTTCCGTAGTGGTAGTACGGGGTGGTGTCACTTGGCAGTCACATGTGAGCGGAGCGCGGCGGTGGCGACTGCAATCGGAGTTAAGGCGGTGGCGCGTGGGGGTGGATGGGGTGGCTCTTGGCAGTGCGGGAAAAAGACCTGTTGCGACACGATGAAAATATATGGCTCTCAACGATGGCGGTTCACAACTGGGAGATTGAAACTGACAATTGGGCTGATGGGCCGATCCAAGGCCAAGTCCAAGTCCTGTTTGGTCAAAGCTGAAGCAAAAGGGCCATCGAGCTCTGCTCAGTTGAGTTATTGTTAATAATACTACAGCGATGGAATTAATAAAGACATTACATGTATGATAGCTAATTAAGCTATCGGTGGTTCATCATGTTCATGTAAACCCAATGCAAAGAGTTTCTTCCTAATCCAATGCAGTTGGTTTACAACTTCATTGATGCTCATCCGTCTTCCTGGCTCTTGGTACGAACAAGTAACTCCAATATTGTACACCATGATCAAACACTCTTGAAAGATGTTATCCCTTTCGGAAGACCAACGCCGGCAACTATACGGGCCTAAATGGTTCTCTTTTCTTGAAGCATAAAGTTGTCCGTGATTTCTAACACTCGCTTCGAGCAAAGCTTTTGCGACAAAACTATGAAGAGTCAAATTGTCTCTAAATTTGTCATCGGTGGGACTCAAACCTGTGAATATCTCCAGTAAGAGAATGCCGAAACTATAGACATCGCCTTCTCTTGAAACCTCGCATCCCATCGCATACTCTGCCACACATTTTGATCATAGTCCAAATCAAATTAGAGCATagattatcaaatcaaaatgtaAAGTGTGTAAGACTATAAGAGTTGTCATTAGCTACCAAACTTTCCATAAGAAGACTGATCAATAATTTTTAGGTATATAAACTTTTATtggtttgagagagagagagagagagagagaacctggtGGAGCATAACCCATTGTCCCTCTAAGACCCACTGAGCTCATCTGATTATCTACAGTATCAAGGGATGATTCAAGAAGGAATTTTGCCAATCCAAAGTCTCCAACATGTGCGACCATCTCAGCATCTAAGAGGATATTGCTTGGTTTTAAATCACAATGAACGATAGGGATGTGGCACTGGTGATGAAGATAATCTAGGGCAGAAGCAACATCAATTGCAATATTTATCCTCCAAATGAAATTCAACTTTTTCGGGAGCATATTCCCATGAGATGATGTTGCGTATGAGTGTAGCCATTGTTCCAAGCTTCCATTGTCCATGAATTCGTAGACT
This Eucalyptus grandis isolate ANBG69807.140 chromosome 7, ASM1654582v1, whole genome shotgun sequence DNA region includes the following protein-coding sequences:
- the LOC120296086 gene encoding probable GTP diphosphokinase RSH2, chloroplastic; this translates as MVEWARWVITWHCETMSKDHLSIGYSHSFKPPCKFPCHSDDCSYSYKPHNDHSGPIFVIVIENDKMSVQEYQADSTMMDLIERAGRGSARWMPYGFLLKEELRPRLNRQPIGDPTCKLRMGDVVELMPALPDKSLTEYREEIQRMYNHGPTVSSTGPAASTVVGWRNQHSACCANHIDIPWIDFIQYVFLGESSGKRAHVQLSSAPSSQKPCDPPTQDEALQLDAEQAEHEIGVIYS